Below is a genomic region from Pleuronectes platessa chromosome 2, fPlePla1.1, whole genome shotgun sequence.
CATTGTAAGAGTTCTCGCTGTCATAAAACCGAATGTGATCCCCAGTCATCTGCTCTGCTGATTAGAAACGAGGGGCCATAAAAGCACCTTGTGTTTACAGTCGATTTATTATACGCAAAAGTGCCTGAACATAACACACTTTGCCCTGAATGTGATGATAATCTCGAAACCCCCGGTCGTTTACTATCCTGGCAGCTGCTGGTTTTCTCGCCATACTCACGTCCCTCTGTTTCCTCAGACCCCATCGAGTGGAACGAGGGGAACGTGCAGAAGTGGCTGCTGTGGATCGAACACCTGTACAGGCTGCCCCAGGCGGGGAAGTCCTTCCAGGAGCTGACGGGAAAGAACCTGTGTGCCATGAGCGAGGAGGAGTTCCGCCAGCGGTCGCCGCAGTGTGGGGACACGCTGCACGCACACCTGGACATATGGAAGTCAGGTAGTGGGTGTGATATTTATCTCATCTAATGCTctggattgtgtgtgtattagtgtgtatgttggTGTGGAGCCGTGAAAGGTATAATCATCATTTAAtcatcttttctcttttatttatagCCGCCTGGATGAAGGAGAGACTTTCAGTTGGAGAAACCAAAACTACCGGTATGTTAGTTTCTCTTCTGTGATAAAACAgtggcacacagacacaaatctaAGCcgttgtgtattttctgtttaaacCTGAAGGGCTGAGTAATCGTCTTGTCCCTCAGAGGATgcatcttttctctctgtgggtCACAGCACAATGAGCCTCAACCACCTCCTGCTGTTTTGTTTGCAGGCGTGGAGGAGCTTTGGTCTGAGGCCGACTCGTCCTGCTCCGGTCAGCCCATCCATCTGTGGCAGTTCCTCAGGGAGCTGCTGCTCAAACCTCACAGCTACGGACGCTGCATCCGCTGGCTCAATAAAGAAAAAGGTTCCCTCATGTTTTTTCTGTTACACACATAGTTTCCGTTTAGTGCTTCGCCTCACACGTCAACTCCTGAGGTGACTCAATTCTAACTTGGACTgcttttcactgatttctcaaGTCCAGAAACTTCCAATGTTTCTAGTTCAACTCCTTAACTCACAACTAAAGTACTTTATCTAAAGACTCAAcaagtaaaaaatgtaatcatgacAATTAAATAATTTCTAAATATGTTATCAGCAAATTCCTACAACCACACATTCTCCTCCAAAAACACAACTTAATGACGCACAAATACATACAACGTACTAAATACTACATACTGAATACTAAATACACAGCTTATTACATGCTAAATACTAAATACTAAATACAAGATACAGCATACTACATACAACATCAAAAGAGCCATCAAAGAACAGCTTATAACTGTGAATTTagtaaatacacaataaatagTGTTCAAATAATTGATCAGCTGTTTATGAGTTTGATGGATTTAAGCACAAAATTGATTCTGGCACATCGGTACAATGAATTGAGATGAAGAATATGATTTCATAGCATATTTCTAGTTATATAGTTATAGAATCAAGACTAATAAGTGTCCAAAAGCCTTTTGTTAATGAAATCGCCTTCTCTGCCTTTATGGTGATTAACCACAATGGTAGTGCTGGTTTACacaaaagaagagaaataaaagaagtgcaggttatgagtaaatataaaatctcaTCACTGACTCTCTCATGTGTTTTCTGGCTTGTCACCGTCACGACTAACGAATCTCTCACGGTCCCCTCCAGGTATTTTCAAGATCGAAGACTCGGCTCACGTGGCGCGGCTCTGGGGACTCAGGAAGAACCGACCGGCCATGAACTATGACAAACTGAGCCGCTCCATACGCCAGTACTACAAGAAGGGCATCATCCGCAAGCCCGACGTGTCCCAGAGACTGGTGTACCAGTTCGTCCACCAGGTGTGAGGCTGCACCAGAGTGGGCAGCGGACGGCAAcctacaaaaaaaagaatccaaagGACACACACGATGTCCCCGTCATGCACTTGAACACTTGAGGTGACTGGGAACACGTGCACTGACCCACCACCCCCAATGGTTCACACACTTCCACTGGCAGCGCTgggaaactgctgctgcttATCTGTGCATGGGCCCGAGAGCAGGAGTTCAAACCATGTGGatgcattttctcttttttttttatcttcctgcTGCAGAATGAAACACCCGCTGATTAAAAAAACCCCAGAGACAAACTTTATTAATGCACTGCTTTTTCATTTGCACGATCTGCCTGTTGATTCGATGTGATTCCCAGTTATCCCTCACTAGGCAAACAGAGTCAGAGCTGGTGGCTCCTGCGTACCGGCTTCAGGAAAACGCCCCAGCGCTCGTTTGCTTTGTGTTCTTTTCATTTGGCTCATCTTGACCCTGTTTGAGTTGGAGCCAGTTTCTCTGCTGCCACAGTTTGAACGTGTGGTTTGGgattgttttacttttattcaGGGCTTGGTCCCGGTTGTTAAACAGTCAGCTCCCGTAACTCACCCACCACAGAACAGTCATGCTTTCTCCTTCCTTATCTGAAGTGTGAGATCTTTTTGGAGGATGCTTAAAATAACTGTCGTGACTGTTTTCATAATGCAACTtcacttccttcttcttcttctgctggagAGGGATCTATTCCCTGAAAGCTGTTTTAACAGAGGAGCCGTTATGTCGTATGGTTTATTCTGCTGTGTAATGCATTTTATGTTATCTTGGAGAATCAAActgctttaaataaaatgtgtagaaaaaatagaaattaataataaaacacacaaaacaaaccacGAAATTACAAGTGAATCTATATTCGCTCTAGTGGATCCATGAACGACAATGTTAGCACACTGCTGAAATATCAAAGTAATAATTTGAAagattaaatgaataaacaataaaaaatattcatatCTTCCTCAGCATGAGCAGTAATTCACTTTGTGTGCCTTTTAGTCAATATCTGTAAATCACTTTATCCGCTGTACCTTGTGTTTTAGTGCTAATTAGCACTTTCTAATAAATGCTAACTCTAGGATTATAAACATGATgaatgttatctgcttaacaagAACATGCTGGTGTTGTCATACTGATCATGCTGCCGATGTTAGGATTATTTATTTAGTCTATTTTCATTCACCAGTCCAGTCAAGATAATGTCGTGACAAACATCTGTCATGCCAAACAGGACAGAGTCGGTTGTGTAATCTTTGTAATCTTTCTCTGGATGTTGTTGAATCAAATTTGTCATCGTGAAAAATgctactgtaaataaaaacaaaacccctCATGTTAAAATAatggacaaacacaaataataaaaagtatatCGAATACGTTTTCTATTTTGAAAAGGTGTGGAACGACTTTATTTCAAAACATATTgtgttatttcatatttattttcaaatgcttTGGGTGTTCACACTTTACCCTCTTGCTGTTATGTACAAATTCCAACCTAATGTAGATCCTCCGTGTCTGTCGGAGCAGGGACACGATatctgaccctaaccctaaccctgaccctgaccctaaccctaaccctaaccctcaaacagGCTCAATAAACGTTATTCTCTGACCCCACGTGCACCTGTGTGGTGTCAACGCAGCTCCGTCTCTGTGCAAACCAAACCAAGCCCACTTCTCTATTCATTCTGCAAAGCTCAGCACTCATGATGCAATTACTCACTTTGTGCGTTTGTTGACTTTTTTATCTTCACCAACTGATCCtggtctgaaaaaaaaaaaaaaaaattccaacaGGTTTTGAAGCTTTATCACAACTGCTCCTCACATGCAGTGAGCCAGAGGCCGAATTCCTGCCAAGAAAACGTGGCCTCGGGCGCGTGGAGCTGTTCAGTCGTGCAGGTTCAAATAAGGAACAGGGTAAAAGAAACCTTTGTTCTTTGGTTTTCAGTCGGGGGTTAAATTACTTCTGCCTAAACTGCACATGTTGCAAATCTCACAAAGGGAAAACATCTATTACAAGAAAGGATCAGGAGGAGCTAACGTGTCAGTTAATTTAAAACATGGATTACACAAATTACAAACCTGTCAAAAAGGACTAATAGTTTGTTAACAGGCCTCATCCATTTGTTGTACCATCAACAACAATCATTTTAATTCTGCATCCACCCTGCAAACGTCAAGTCTTAGAAATGTCTTAAAATCATTTCTTATCCAGTCTGAGCTTTGTTGACGTCAAAGTTGGTTgcatatttttttaagtttaatttgaaaacagCAGCACAGCCTTGATCTGTATAACAACATTACATCGATTAAACCTTCTGACTTGTAATGCAACACAACTTTAGATGAGAAATCTGTTATTTCTGCTTCATCAACAGGGAACTTCTCCCAAAATACCACAAAAATGTGCAAAAAGTACTGAAGAGATTTTATTGGAATTCGGTGGAAGGGTTGGCTATGGTACTTTTCCCTTGGAAAACAATCAGGCATATTATCGGGGAATGAAATCTGACAGAATTAAACTCAATGAATTAGATATTGAGTTTAAagggcatctattgcacttctgtccgtcctgggagagggatccctcacatgttgctgtctctgaggtttctacatatttttaccctgttaaaagggtttttagtagtttttccttactcttgctgagggttaaggacagaggatgtcacaccctgttaaagccctatgagacaaattgtaatttgtgaatatgggctatacaaataaaatttgattgattgattgatataaaaaaaaagtggttttGATGACATACGAATGAAGTTGGGCCATTTAAATACATGTGGTGTTAAAAAAAGGTTCGAATTGTAAACTGACTTCAAGCCACCCAATTCATTTGAAATAACTTGTAATAACTTTAAAAAGTAAATAGATagcaaaaataaaagtaattgtAGTCTGTTGTCTGTTCCCACAAAATTCCTCGAACACAAGATATATTTAACAAAGTAAATacagctgctttttttttttattcatcttgaAAGAAAAAccgacaaataaacaaataacaacCACAAATTTCACAAGAAGAAGTGGACTAATGTTGATTCAGTTATCACAGCACAAGGAGGAGGCTCATTATCTTTGACGTACTATTGACAGGCCTGAGGTCTCCTGTCCTGCTGCCGTGTGGGAAATGTGCTGGTCTGTGGATGACGTCCGAAAACTGGAAGCggttgtgtgtgttgaatttaCAGgaatgattgtgtttgtttgtgggaatGCGGTGACTTCATGTCTCTGAGTGTGGGTACTGCTGACCTCTAGTGCCAGAAAGTGTTCATAAAAGTTATTAAGCCCTGGAGGACACAGCAGCAACCTGGATTTAACTCTTTCACAGGCCAGATTAAAAGAGAGGGAGTATAAGTACTGTGCTTAAGTACAATTTCAAGATACTTGTACTTGATTTAAGTGTTTTAAGTTTACTTTGCTACTTTCCACTGACAGTTGGAGCTACTAAATAATTGTTGTACTTtcagtgtttgtcattctctgatCGTAAAGAAAAAGTTTAACAAAACAACCGTTACTCAGGAGCCAATATCATTCAACTTAAaggaaataatatttttttatcttattaatACATTACATATAACATATGATTGGGCATATTACACAGTCCTAATATAGAGGTTTTAAACAGAATTAAAGAGAGATTAAATCAGTTGTTCCCAAACTTTTGCCGACTTGTAACTGTTGTAATATTTAATATGACAcaatgagctgtgtgtgtgtttccctgatGAGTTTTGCTTGTGTGACTCGACACATCTTTGACTTCTCCACGTTGTCATCATCACAGATGCTCGTTTGGGCCTGAGAGTTTTCTGATGACATTGTTTATTGTTGCGTATGCAGGTGAACAGGCACTACAGTTTGGAGCTGactgaagaaaaagagaaaagccgagcagaaaataaaaacatatgacTCAACTGCAGCCGAAGCTTTACCTTAACAGAACCCTTGTAAACAGTCCCATTCTGTTTCAAATACAGTTAAAGACAATGAACGCTAAGACAGTTACAATGCGGAGGTATTTTCGAAAGTCAGTGAAAAGAGGGCCTGGGTGCAGCGTCGGTGTAAACTGAGCTGGAAGACATGGCGTCGGATTCTGAGGCGAGCTCTCCTCACTCTGTTGAACGTGATGGTTGACAGTCTTTGGAGAGGCAGGGTGGCAGAATTTGGCGTAAGGCAATTTCTATTTCACAAGACTCCGAAGCCAGTGTTCACAGGAAGCagctcttcatttttttttaaagcacacaGAAGCACAAACACCTCAACCAGACCCACGTCCCTGCAGAAACCGTCTCATCAATATTTCAGAGACGGATCCTCTGTCTGCGTTTTTTCACGCTGCAGCTTTCTCTGAGTCATCATCAGAAGAGAACGAGCGTCGGTGTCGTGTTCGCCGACGCTCGTGGTCACAAAGAGTAAAGGACCGGTCTCAAATGACATGTAGAgcaaaggtccagtgtgtaagattcaggtgaaaattATCTATTggtagaaattgaatataaaataatcctagtgatgttttaactaacgtgtttcatctaaattgtagtaattgttgttttctttacactagAATGGGCCATTTTACATATTAATACTTTATAcggtagcccagactggacaaactaatcaccttttgagtttttatgacaactgaaggctgccacaggttctctttcatgtttggaaaggggagggtgaggtgaggtggGCTGCAACACGAAACtgaaccactagatgtcactaaattctacacactgaacctttaaggtttGATTTAGGTTTCCCGACCAAAACccacatatttaaatataaagaagtACACTAgagaatttaaattgtttaccaacttaaaaagacaacaaacaaataaagatttgatttagttttcCTGATTAAAATGTAGATTGTTattcaataaaaaatacaaaaaacaaaggtttgtacattgaaaaaaaaggaaatagtaaaaaaatagataaaaacaaatgaattttGATTTTTGATAATTGTGTCAATATAAACTTAATTTTAACATACTTAATTAATTTGTATGGTATCAATTGACAgtgttattttttgttattgatTCAACAATTTTCTCTTTCCAGTGTAATACAGCCAGTATTTTAGAACATAATTCAAGTCAATGGGATCATTATAATCATCGTCATTATTATCCCGATGCGAATTTTGATGAAATCCATAAATCTGTGAATAACTTAGTGGAAACAAATGGAGGCCATGCACTGGATCAGTTCAGATCAGAGCGGTTAACAGTGTTGGGGAGCATCAGCATGCACATAATCACAGATAAGAGCTGGAAGCCGATAATACACAGTCAGTAGCATTCACTCAGAGTAAACAAGTCTCAGCAGGAAGacgaaagaaaagacaaattaaaacttTTGTTCAGAGATGAGGTTTCTGTACAAATACAGCCGTGAGCGAGGTTGAATTTCCATTCAGGTTTTGGATTTGTCTAAATTATTAACACACGTAGGAACAAAACCGGAGGAGCGAGTCGATGAAAGAGGAAAGTCTGAACAGGCTAATGTAAACAATCCTCGCAGAAGTGTGGTGGAGAAGCTATTTCCATATCAAAGAGAAGTTCTGCTGAGAAAGAGAAACTTCAGGGaggttattttgtattttttactgagggcaaaatatgtttttatcttgttttttccAATTACAGTGATACGCTGTGGAATTGAGCAAAAAACTACTAAAGTTATAGAGCAACATTTTTGAGAATTATGCTTATTTAAGCTCATTTGGCCGACAGTGGAACTCAATGAGAAGATTTGATCGCTTGTTTTCCCCTGTTCCcaatctttatgctaagctaagctaggtaACACGTGTAAGGTTGTCAGCCCATTAGCAAAGATCCAGAATAACTGATTTAGTGAATTGTCGTAGTTGCCCCATTGGATTACATTAGAGCCCCTCCCACCGTGTGGTAGCTGCCAGCGGAGACGACCTACCGGAGCAATTTCAGAAGTT
It encodes:
- the LOC128455513 gene encoding SAM pointed domain-containing Ets transcription factor — encoded protein: MSNSVGSLPDGTVYGPRIGMTEDSLAILERNRGSGDPWDLVETKPNVEALERGLQGLYPSCFDMLLTEDATWLVKISEASPMAPAPMTHLESREEPEQCPVIDSQEQGLSPGLEGQEEERSLEQVQSMVVGEVLKDIETACKLLNITPDPIEWNEGNVQKWLLWIEHLYRLPQAGKSFQELTGKNLCAMSEEEFRQRSPQCGDTLHAHLDIWKSAAWMKERLSVGETKTTGVEELWSEADSSCSGQPIHLWQFLRELLLKPHSYGRCIRWLNKEKGIFKIEDSAHVARLWGLRKNRPAMNYDKLSRSIRQYYKKGIIRKPDVSQRLVYQFVHQV